From Aegilops tauschii subsp. strangulata cultivar AL8/78 chromosome 5, Aet v6.0, whole genome shotgun sequence:
AGGAGACATGAACCCGTTCTTTTTTAGGTTGTTTATAGGTGGGTCAACCGCAAGTAGTCACGTTGTACTTGGCCTAGGCCAACCTTGTAACTTGGTGGATGGGGTTCTTTCCCTTCTCTTTTATGAATCTATGATGCACATACTTGTGCGTATTCTAGGAAAAAAAAATTATGGTCAAAATATGACCACCCATCAAACCTCATTGACTGCCCCTccattgattttttttttcaatgCAATCCTACCTCACAAAGAAAGAAATCCCCCAAAATCGAAAAAATAAACGCTTGCTCTCCCCTGATCTAGCAGTCCCCATCATTCCCTTCGCCATATCAAAGATCTCACCCTCCGACGCACCCATCCCCTCCATGAGTGTCAGGCCTTTGCCTGATTTCCCCGTCGTGCCGACTCTTGATGCGATCTGACTAAGCTAGAGTGCACGCAATCGTGTTCTGTGCTCAATGGTACAAGCAGTTTGGCACTCGTCGACGAGATCCATAGAATTAAAACGAGAGGACCAGACTGACAAAACAAATCTATGAAATTTTGGGGATAAATTAAGGATCAAAACAAGTGCTCTGGGTACCAAATGCTACAAATTAGCAACATCTCTCGTCAGGCGGAGGATTGGGTCATAGCAATGTCAAGATCACATGAAGTTTTCGGGGATAGTTCATCAGAACTTGCCTCACACCACGTACGTTGAGCCAGGAATATATAAAGCCATCTTTTTTTAGGGAAATATATAAACCGAAATGATAAATCCCCAACGTTCGTATTTTAAGCATGACAATCCGAACATTTTTCATGGCAACTTTGGTTCACACGAGGTTAACAAATATGGCAATTTTCTGGCAAAAAATCAACTAGGACAATGTTGACATGTTTTAACAACTATAGTTGTCACCTCGCCCCAATTAAagttgccatgaaaaacgttcggggTGACATGCTTAAAACCGAACGTTCAGGATTTATCAGGTCCATATATAAAGCTATCTGGTCTCCTTTTTTTGTTGAGGGAAAGCCATCTGGGTCTCATCATACACACACTGTCAGACGGGCCTAGCCACGCACACTAAGCAGCCCACGAACCGACAGGGGCCAAAACTCTACTACAGTTACAGACTTGagtttgtctcaaaaaaaaaagttACAGACTTGAGTGGAGATCAGTTTctcaaaaaaataaataaatttgaGTGGACATCGTAGCAAATCCCATTGGGATGCCCAACATGGGAGAGCAATTGTGCATGTGTGCGTAGCATAGAATTTCCGTATATTATTTCAGTTGTGTTGCAACTTTTAAACACAAAACACAAAACAAGCTTTCAGAGACGAGCAAAATGCTGGATCAGACATTATATCAGTCATGGCAGCAGTAGGCCAACAGTATCGCTCATTCAACACAAACTGTATTAACCACATGAACTCCTAGGGCAGATAAACTCACCAGCTCTAATCTCTGGCATTTTACTAACAGACATTGCATAGACACTATCTAGTTCTCTTGGACTCTTATCATTATCTTTATCTTGAATTCTTAATTAGCTAAAATAGACATCCTAACTATTCTACTTCATCCTGGACATGAGCATCCTCCTAATTCTCTACAAAATCCTCCTGCTGGACATCCTGATTCCCGCACCAAAGACACTCCTGTGTTCAAAGACGGGTTCACTCAAACCTATCAAAACCGGCAAATTCCAAACACCATAGCAGCGCAAGTCTAGTATCCAGTAGAGGTGGTCAGTTAGTTCAACATTATGACTTGCATAACAGTAACCCTGCAGTGACGCAGATGCTTCTGTTGCCTGCCCCCCTTGCCCACAACACAAGTATAATAATTTTCAGGATTATTTTTGTGCCGTTGCGAAGTTCTCCTGAATCTTGTCGACTTCAAGCATGAATGCATCGTATTTTGCGCCATCGCTGCATATTGTTTTGCCGAGGTCAGCCATTTTAGTCATAAAATTTGTGTATCTCATTGTAGTGTCCATCTGCTCGGAGCATTTTTCCTTGTACTGTTTCTCCTTCTCTTCTCTGAATTTTTCAGTCCATCTGGGCACTATGTACTGCTCTGGTATTTGATTGATTCCAAACTGTGTGAAAAGTCTGAATATGTGGCAGCACAGTATTCCATCCCTGGTAAACTTTGCGCACTGGCATTTGAATGCATTGGTGCCAGATTCAACCTGCACTTCAAAGTTATTTCGATCAAACTCTGGATTCTCATAGTTGAAAACCTTGTTTAGTCGGTACACAGCCCCTCTTTGGACCTCCTGCACGTTGAAAGCGGTAGAGTGGAGAAGTTCTCTCTGTACTTTCAGAAATATTTGCCTTGTGTAAATATCAGCTGCATGCTTTTCTATTGGCTGCAATGAAAAGCATGAAGGTACAGTTCCTGTTTGCAGTCTATCTTCTTCATCTGTTTTAGTTATATTCTTATGTATCTCCTCATATCTTTCAATGAACTTCTCTATTCTGTCAATAGAAAGCACATAGTCATTGAATAACAAGTTCATCCCTTTGTCACATCCATGTGATTGGACAAATGGATAGAAATCTTCTCTGAAATAAACAGGCACCCAGTTTTTCCTTCTTTGCCACAAGATTTGTAGGTACTCGTTTTCACTTGCACCATATCTCTCAATGAGTGCATCCCACCCTTCTTCaaattctttttctgtcagtgaGTTGTCAACCAAGCTATCCAGGTCTGCTTTTATGTTGCCACTTTCTGCTATGAAGGCTGAAATATTTTGCTGTGCCTTTTCCAGTACATCCCATTTGCACAACCGATGCCTTACTTGTGGCATGACCTCTCCAATTGCTTTTGCCATAGCTTCATCCTGGTTTGTTATAATTGATACTGGCATTTTGTCTTCCATCACATGCAAAAGTGTTTCGAACATCCATTTGTAAGTTTCAGCGCTCTCGTCATGTAACAAGGCGCATCCTAACAAGAGGGTTCTCCCATGGTTATTTATTCCAATAATAGGAGCAAATAGCATGTTATGCCTATCTGTGGTATAGGTAGTATCAAACAACAGGAAATCTCCAAAAATCTTATAATCCATCCTTGACCTCGCATCAGTCCAGAAAACACTCCGAACTATGTTGTCTTCATCTGTTTGCTTCATGCATTGAAAACTTGGATCCTGAAGCTCCTTTTCTTTGAAGTACATCAACATTCTTCCAACATCTGAGTTCTCTTTTCTAtgttgttctgcacatagtaaattggtcccatcctttttcttgaaTGGTGTGCTTCCAAAGCTGCCTCTCATTCTCCTAAAAATCTTCATAACTTTATTTGGAGGTATCCTAGTTCGTTGCAGAACTTTCAGAAATGACCTTTCTTCAGTTGATATGTGTTTGTGGCTCAAGTAGAATTTTGTGAGGGAAGCACTTGGACAGAGCGGATGGTTATGCTCATTACGAACTGTTGTAAACTCCCATTGGCCTTTAGTGAGCTTCACTATTACCTTGGCTTGGCAATTTGTCTTCTCTATAGATTTTCTCTTCCGCTTCCTCTGCAGGTCCGGAGTTGCCCTCGATTTACCACTCCTGTTGCATATGAGGTGAAACTTCTTCCTCATGTAATTTGTACCGCGCTTTGCCTCAAAACCTGTTAGGAGAGCATATGTATTATAAAACCTGTGCGCATCTTCAAGGGTTTCGAATTTCATTCCAGGCTCTGGTTGTTTTGCCATCTCCAATTGCTCAATTTGAGGATAGAAGTATTTTCCGACTTCACTATCTGAGTCGCTCCCTGAGCTGCTGTCTGAATCAGTTTCACTGCTGCTATAGTTCCTTAGCATTTCGTTGCTTTCCACATTATCATGTAACTGGTTTTCTTCTTCGGCTTGCTGCAGTGGATGGTAAACTGAGTTGGTTTGTTGATCCTGTCCATCTGCCAGTAGTCCTTCTGTATTCTTTTCAATACTATCTAAAGATGGGTCCTGCATGACAATGAATAACTTATGTTAAGATACTGTGAAATGTCATATTCAGGTGTCTAACTTGGGTGACATGGTTATGCTTTGCTCGGTTTGTTTACCTGATCATTATCACCAGCTGGTTGTAGTGTTCCTTCTGTCATTGATTGTTTGCCAACAGGTTCCTGTGTTAGGTATTAATTTGTTTATATGCCGAAGGATGGGATGACTCAAGAAATAGGAAAGTGCCATATATTAATCTACACTATAATAATAATTCTCGGTCAGAATTTTGTCTTCCAGTCAAACAACACAAAGACTAACAGACAAATACAAAAGTGCCATATATTAATCGCTCTAGGTCAGAATCATTACTTCCAGTCAAACAACACAAAAACTGATAGACTAACAGTTCAATTTTTCCAACTCAAACAAAATGAAATGCATAACAGCCGGGAAGGTCGTAATTATGCTATTTTTGCTGCATACCTGGTAATTATCACCGGCTGGTTGCAGTCTTCCTTCTGTCATTGATTGGTTGCCAACAGGTTCCTGTGTTAGGTATTTAATCTGTTTAAATGCAGCATGGTAGGATGACTCATGAAATAGAAAAGTGACATATATTAATCCACATAATACTAATCATTCTCTGTCAGAATTTTGTCTTCCAGTCAAACAACACAAAGACTAATAGACAAATAGTTCTCACCACAAATTCCTTTGTCAATTCAAACACCAAAAAATGCATAACAGGCACGAAGGGACATATAATTATTATGTTGACAGGCACACATTCAGTGGTTACTTATTATCTGCAAAGTCCGCTGGTAATCTCCTCAACAAACTTAGTTTTGCTGTTTAATTTAACTGCAGTACAAGCAAGCCTAGCTTTATTTCTGTCTAAATCATTGGGCACATATAGTACCCGCAGACAGGCACAAACTACCCACATTCATGTATGCACACAGAAACTGAATACTTGGTGCCTACTGGACACTAGGGCCACAGTGCTGCAAGAGTATAAAGTCACTTCATGTGCATCACTATGAGAGCATTGCCAACTATGATAAGAAAACCCATGTCAACAGCTAATACCAATACACATCCTACCGAACTATTTACTTAAGATATGTACCAAATGCATTTAAATTCCTGTAGCCCAACAAGCCCTTAACTAAAAAAATTGTCTACGACACAGATAACCATGGCACTTAACAGCCTACAAACTAGCCGTCGCACGGGTCAGCCAGTGGTATTTTTTTGAACTGACGAACGCACCCAAACACCAAACGGATACATGTTCAAGTGATACCTTTCCACTAGGCAACATTAGTACAGGTACAGGGGAACCTTCATCGTCAACTACATTGTATGCCTCCCTCTGTTCCGTGGAGTTCTCTGTATTTCTTACTCCTGCCTCGTCCAATTCCGTAACCATGTCTCCCATCACAAA
This genomic window contains:
- the LOC109747121 gene encoding protein FAR1-RELATED SEQUENCE 5 isoform X2, which translates into the protein MPPSPGADTHKFVMGDMVTELDEAGVRNTENSTEQREAYNVVDDEGSPVPVLMLPSGKEPVGNQSMTEGRLQPAGDNYQEPVGKQSMTEGTLQPAGDNDQDPSLDSIEKNTEGLLADGQDQQTNSVYHPLQQAEEENQLHDNVESNEMLRNYSSSETDSDSSSGSDSDSEVGKYFYPQIEQLEMAKQPEPGMKFETLEDAHRFYNTYALLTGFEAKRGTNYMRKKFHLICNRSGKSRATPDLQRKRKRKSIEKTNCQAKVIVKLTKGQWEFTTVRNEHNHPLCPSASLTKFYLSHKHISTEERSFLKVLQRTRIPPNKVMKIFRRMRGSFGSTPFKKKDGTNLLCAEQHRKENSDVGRMLMYFKEKELQDPSFQCMKQTDEDNIVRSVFWTDARSRMDYKIFGDFLLFDTTYTTDRHNMLFAPIIGINNHGRTLLLGCALLHDESAETYKWMFETLLHVMEDKMPVSIITNQDEAMAKAIGEVMPQVRHRLCKWDVLEKAQQNISAFIAESGNIKADLDSLVDNSLTEKEFEEGWDALIERYGASENEYLQILWQRRKNWVPVYFREDFYPFVQSHGCDKGMNLLFNDYVLSIDRIEKFIERYEEIHKNITKTDEEDRLQTGTVPSCFSLQPIEKHAADIYTRQIFLKVQRELLHSTAFNVQEVQRGAVYRLNKVFNYENPEFDRNNFEVQVESGTNAFKCQCAKFTRDGILCCHIFRLFTQFGINQIPEQYIVPRWTEKFREEKEKQYKEKCSEQMDTTMRYTNFMTKMADLGKTICSDGAKYDAFMLEVDKIQENFATAQK
- the LOC109747121 gene encoding protein FAR1-RELATED SEQUENCE 5 isoform X1 produces the protein MPPSPGADTHKFVMGDMVTELDEAGVRNTENSTEQREAYNVVDDEGSPVPVLMLPSGKIKYLTQEPVGNQSMTEGRLQPAGDNYQEPVGKQSMTEGTLQPAGDNDQDPSLDSIEKNTEGLLADGQDQQTNSVYHPLQQAEEENQLHDNVESNEMLRNYSSSETDSDSSSGSDSDSEVGKYFYPQIEQLEMAKQPEPGMKFETLEDAHRFYNTYALLTGFEAKRGTNYMRKKFHLICNRSGKSRATPDLQRKRKRKSIEKTNCQAKVIVKLTKGQWEFTTVRNEHNHPLCPSASLTKFYLSHKHISTEERSFLKVLQRTRIPPNKVMKIFRRMRGSFGSTPFKKKDGTNLLCAEQHRKENSDVGRMLMYFKEKELQDPSFQCMKQTDEDNIVRSVFWTDARSRMDYKIFGDFLLFDTTYTTDRHNMLFAPIIGINNHGRTLLLGCALLHDESAETYKWMFETLLHVMEDKMPVSIITNQDEAMAKAIGEVMPQVRHRLCKWDVLEKAQQNISAFIAESGNIKADLDSLVDNSLTEKEFEEGWDALIERYGASENEYLQILWQRRKNWVPVYFREDFYPFVQSHGCDKGMNLLFNDYVLSIDRIEKFIERYEEIHKNITKTDEEDRLQTGTVPSCFSLQPIEKHAADIYTRQIFLKVQRELLHSTAFNVQEVQRGAVYRLNKVFNYENPEFDRNNFEVQVESGTNAFKCQCAKFTRDGILCCHIFRLFTQFGINQIPEQYIVPRWTEKFREEKEKQYKEKCSEQMDTTMRYTNFMTKMADLGKTICSDGAKYDAFMLEVDKIQENFATAQK